Proteins encoded together in one Nostoc sp. PCC 7524 window:
- a CDS encoding type II toxin-antitoxin system RelE/ParE family toxin, with protein sequence MDEDEDILEIPLRPLVWMGDSLKNIRSFPEEVRASVGYALQLVQAGETPTDAKLFKGVGSGVYEIVKRYDTDTYRAVYAVKIGEKIYVLHAFQKKSTRGIKTPQADVDLIKQRYKDAVAREKQE encoded by the coding sequence ATGGATGAAGATGAGGACATTCTAGAAATTCCTTTACGACCTCTGGTTTGGATGGGAGACTCTCTCAAAAATATCCGTTCATTTCCTGAAGAGGTGCGTGCATCAGTAGGTTACGCGCTGCAATTGGTTCAAGCAGGGGAAACACCAACGGATGCCAAACTTTTTAAGGGGGTTGGAAGTGGCGTGTATGAAATCGTTAAACGCTACGATACCGATACTTACAGGGCTGTTTATGCAGTAAAGATTGGAGAAAAAATCTATGTTCTGCACGCTTTTCAAAAGAAATCAACGCGGGGTATTAAAACTCCACAAGCGGATGTTGACCTGATTAAACAACGCTATAAGGATGCAGTAGCAAGGGAGAAACAAGAGTGA
- a CDS encoding group I intron-associated PD-(D/E)XK endonuclease yields the protein MGDRLPYDLVFDIEGTLVKIQVKYAWLHEPSGNYVVDNRRTKTNRRLMLRATYQPSDFDFALAYIEPLDVFYVFPVDVFISYGSEIHLVETEKRQRQPRSAKYREAWELILPLQVGAAGFWFIVELEYSKKFGESWL from the coding sequence ATTGGCGATCGCCTGCCATACGATTTAGTATTTGATATAGAGGGAACTTTAGTTAAAATCCAAGTCAAGTATGCTTGGTTGCATGAGCCATCTGGTAATTATGTTGTAGACAATCGCCGCACTAAAACAAATCGCCGACTCATGCTTAGAGCAACATATCAACCATCAGACTTTGATTTTGCCCTAGCCTACATAGAACCACTTGATGTTTTCTATGTCTTTCCGGTAGATGTGTTTATCAGCTATGGTAGCGAAATACACCTTGTCGAAACCGAAAAACGCCAGCGTCAACCCCGTTCGGCAAAATATCGTGAGGCTTGGGAGTTAATCTTACCTTTACAAGTCGGTGCAGCAGGGTTTTGGTTTATTGTTGAGTTGGAATATTCCAAAAAGTTCGGAGAGTCATGGTTGTGA
- a CDS encoding DNA cytosine methyltransferase, giving the protein MIFIPRIFSFFSGSGFLDLGFEASGFNIFYVNEIFSPFMAAYRYSREMLKLPSPEYGYHHGETGDITQLFAGVQAQQLQELVKDCRHSNNIVGFIGGPPCPDFSIGGKNRGDAGDQGKLSAAYVELICRNLPDFFLFENVKGLWRTKKHRQFFESLKLQLQKADYILTENLINAIEYGVPQDRERIILLGFQKNFLDDIGIKVISDSGLSSINFPWLNHILYPQNKVFTYPWSQCEPFREDSVIPCPDGIPQALTVEYWFRKNAVSAHPNAHHYFQPRAGMQKFASIAEGDDTKKSFKRLHRWRYSPTACYGNNEVHLHPYKARRISVAEALAIQSLPANFVLPENMSLTNMFKTIGNGVPYLASKALAQKILDFLVSGREKFPILN; this is encoded by the coding sequence ATGATTTTTATTCCTCGTATTTTCTCGTTCTTTTCTGGTTCAGGTTTTTTAGATTTAGGTTTTGAAGCAAGCGGTTTTAATATCTTTTATGTCAATGAAATCTTTTCTCCGTTTATGGCTGCATATCGTTATTCACGCGAGATGCTGAAATTACCGTCGCCAGAATATGGATATCATCATGGAGAAACAGGAGATATAACTCAACTGTTCGCAGGTGTACAAGCACAGCAGCTTCAAGAATTAGTTAAAGATTGTCGGCATTCAAATAATATTGTTGGTTTTATTGGTGGCCCGCCTTGTCCTGATTTCTCCATTGGAGGTAAAAATAGGGGTGATGCAGGAGATCAGGGTAAACTTTCGGCTGCTTATGTGGAATTAATTTGTCGAAATTTACCAGATTTTTTTTTATTTGAGAACGTTAAGGGTTTGTGGCGCACGAAGAAACACCGTCAATTTTTTGAATCGCTAAAACTTCAGTTACAAAAAGCAGATTATATACTAACAGAAAATTTAATTAATGCGATTGAGTATGGTGTACCTCAAGATAGAGAAAGAATTATTTTATTGGGATTTCAAAAAAATTTTTTGGATGATATTGGCATCAAGGTTATTAGTGATTCTGGATTATCATCTATTAATTTTCCCTGGTTGAATCATATTTTGTATCCTCAAAACAAGGTTTTTACTTATCCTTGGAGTCAATGCGAACCATTTCGTGAGGATTCTGTAATTCCTTGTCCTGATGGTATTCCGCAAGCACTGACAGTGGAATATTGGTTTAGAAAAAATGCTGTTTCAGCACATCCTAACGCTCACCATTACTTTCAACCCAGAGCAGGTATGCAAAAATTCGCCAGTATTGCGGAAGGTGATGATACAAAAAAATCTTTTAAACGTCTACATCGCTGGCGTTACTCTCCCACAGCTTGCTATGGTAATAATGAAGTGCATTTACATCCTTACAAAGCTAGGCGAATTTCTGTAGCAGAAGCTTTAGCAATACAATCTTTACCTGCAAATTTTGTTTTGCCAGAAAATATGTCCTTAACCAATATGTTTAAAACTATAGGCAATGGTGTACCATATTTGGCATCAAAAGCATTAGCTCAAAAAATTCTGGATTTTTTAGTATCTGGTCGGGAAAAATTCCCAATTTTAAATTAA
- a CDS encoding CGLD27 family protein, which produces MMNSSLANCPVPTEQQPLNEYEQLRTSWLFRDCVLNSQEYVKKLVWIWSLSWLVAGPVAAASFSPTKQMAHFILCGSAGASVGVVLGLLRLYLGWLYVRDRLYSTTVFYEESGWYDGQTWLKPQEVLNRDRLIVTYEIKPILQRLQFTFASLAGMFLTGTIVWHLF; this is translated from the coding sequence ATGATGAATTCCTCACTGGCAAATTGCCCAGTTCCCACAGAACAACAACCGCTTAATGAGTATGAACAGCTAAGAACATCCTGGCTATTTCGGGATTGCGTCTTGAATTCGCAGGAGTATGTCAAAAAGCTGGTTTGGATTTGGAGTTTATCTTGGTTAGTGGCGGGACCAGTAGCCGCAGCCAGTTTCTCACCTACCAAACAAATGGCACATTTTATCCTCTGTGGATCTGCTGGGGCCAGTGTGGGGGTAGTCTTAGGACTATTACGCTTATATTTAGGCTGGCTTTATGTACGCGATCGCCTATATAGTACAACTGTATTTTATGAAGAATCAGGGTGGTATGACGGACAAACATGGCTCAAGCCGCAAGAAGTGTTAAATCGCGATCGCTTGATTGTCACCTACGAAATCAAACCCATTCTTCAACGGTTACAATTTACATTCGCTAGCTTGGCGGGAATGTTTCTTACTGGTACTATAGTTTGGCATTTGTTTTAA
- a CDS encoding cation:proton antiporter subunit C: MLEAFVFATILCGFFGIILKKNLLMKIISMDVMSTGVIAYYVLIASRDGLFSPIVGKVENPAYSDPVPQAVILTAIVIGFSIQALMLVGVMKLARDNPTLETSEIEKNNTP; encoded by the coding sequence GTGTTAGAAGCCTTTGTATTCGCAACAATCTTGTGCGGCTTTTTCGGCATCATTCTTAAAAAGAACCTGTTGATGAAAATCATCTCTATGGATGTGATGAGTACCGGGGTGATCGCTTACTACGTACTGATTGCGTCACGAGATGGTTTATTTTCACCAATTGTTGGCAAAGTTGAAAATCCCGCCTATTCCGATCCAGTTCCCCAAGCGGTGATTTTGACAGCGATTGTGATTGGCTTTTCGATTCAAGCATTAATGCTAGTTGGGGTGATGAAACTAGCACGAGATAATCCCACCTTGGAAACCAGTGAGATTGAGAAGAACAATACGCCATGA
- a CDS encoding cation:proton antiporter yields MNTITIAWIALPFFLGFLIFLVPKLNRYLTLLGSLASAAYAVQLFVEQSPIRLNLLDNFGVTLVADELSGYFILTNAIVTAAVIIYCWYSDKTAFFYAQTILVHGSLNAAFVCADFISLYVALEVSGIAAFLLIAYPRSDRSIWVGLRYLFVSNTVMLFYLVGAVLVYQTHHSFAFAGLKGAPPEAIALLFLGLLGKAGIFVSGLWLPLTHSESETPVSALLSGVVVKASVLPLLRCAAISEEIEIIVRIFGVGTALMGASCAVLEKDTKRTLAMSTISQLGWIMAAPAVGGFYALAHGLVKSTLFLSAGSLPSRKFPELQQKQMDTTLWIGLVIASLSISGLPLLCGFGAKILTMKNLLPWQAIAMNTAAVGTAITFAKFIFLPHKPQGEQLVKPGFWPAVTLLIGGLFATNVIYLQAYNPNDIIKAIAIIAGGWLAYKLIFQRLNVYIPRVLEQFDHLIGMMSLILILLFWMALA; encoded by the coding sequence ATGAACACGATCACGATCGCTTGGATTGCACTACCATTTTTTTTGGGGTTCTTGATTTTTTTAGTCCCCAAACTCAATCGCTATCTCACCTTGTTGGGGTCACTAGCTTCCGCCGCCTATGCGGTACAGTTATTTGTAGAGCAGTCGCCCATCAGACTAAATTTACTCGACAATTTCGGCGTGACATTAGTAGCCGATGAGTTAAGTGGTTACTTCATCTTAACTAATGCCATAGTCACTGCTGCGGTGATTATCTACTGTTGGTACAGCGATAAGACGGCTTTTTTTTATGCTCAGACAATTCTTGTGCATGGTAGCTTGAATGCGGCCTTTGTCTGTGCGGATTTTATTAGTTTATACGTAGCTTTAGAGGTAAGCGGCATTGCTGCCTTTTTGTTAATCGCTTATCCCCGCAGCGATCGCTCCATTTGGGTAGGGTTGCGTTATCTGTTTGTCAGCAACACAGTAATGTTGTTTTATCTAGTAGGCGCGGTACTGGTTTATCAAACCCATCATTCCTTTGCTTTTGCAGGCTTAAAAGGCGCACCACCAGAAGCTATTGCCCTGCTATTTCTGGGACTATTGGGGAAAGCGGGAATATTTGTTTCTGGCTTGTGGCTACCCTTAACCCACTCGGAATCAGAAACCCCAGTGTCGGCTTTACTATCGGGAGTTGTCGTCAAAGCCAGCGTTTTACCCCTGTTGCGTTGCGCTGCCATTTCGGAAGAAATTGAAATCATCGTCAGGATTTTTGGTGTGGGGACAGCTTTGATGGGAGCATCCTGTGCCGTTTTGGAAAAAGATACCAAGCGGACACTAGCGATGAGTACGATTTCCCAATTGGGTTGGATAATGGCCGCACCGGCAGTAGGGGGTTTTTATGCCTTGGCACATGGACTAGTCAAATCAACACTGTTTCTGAGTGCAGGCTCATTACCTAGCCGCAAATTCCCAGAACTGCAACAAAAGCAGATGGATACAACTCTTTGGATCGGCTTAGTCATAGCGAGTCTATCTATTTCCGGCTTGCCCTTATTGTGTGGTTTTGGGGCGAAGATATTGACTATGAAAAATCTGCTACCTTGGCAAGCGATCGCCATGAATACCGCCGCCGTAGGTACAGCTATTACCTTTGCCAAATTCATCTTTTTACCCCATAAACCCCAGGGAGAACAGCTAGTTAAACCAGGTTTTTGGCCAGCCGTCACACTGTTGATTGGGGGACTATTTGCCACCAATGTCATCTATCTTCAGGCGTATAACCCCAACGACATCATCAAAGCGATCGCCATCATTGCTGGAGGGTGGTTAGCTTATAAGTTGATTTTCCAACGGTTAAATGTCTATATACCCCGTGTATTAGAACAATTTGACCATTTGATTGGGATGATGAGCTTGATTTTAATCCTACTATTTTGGATGGCTTTAGCATGA
- a CDS encoding helix-turn-helix domain-containing protein, whose amino-acid sequence MTQEPVFEESNGNVFADLGLSDADELFTRGKIGIQVLRLLKQRNLKQREISELLGISQPEVSHLMKGEFQRFSEGKLLIFLKRLDTEITLHLRPRHAPEQSAETVISL is encoded by the coding sequence GTGACACAAGAACCCGTTTTTGAAGAAAGCAATGGTAACGTATTCGCTGACCTTGGGTTATCAGATGCAGATGAACTGTTTACGCGGGGTAAGATAGGTATTCAGGTACTGCGCCTTTTGAAACAACGCAACTTGAAACAACGAGAAATCAGCGAACTTCTTGGTATTTCCCAGCCAGAAGTATCTCATCTTATGAAGGGAGAGTTTCAACGGTTCAGCGAAGGCAAACTCCTGATTTTCCTGAAGCGACTTGATACAGAAATCACTTTACATCTTCGCCCCCGTCACGCACCAGAGCAATCTGCTGAAACTGTGATATCGCTATAA
- a CDS encoding Na+/H+ antiporter subunit E: MIGYFILRLVIWLLLTANVSWTNIIIGVAIALLLPRVYTSPDKLKDWLQVIVKIIVAIPVAYLEAFEIIFRPHQHEEIILEHVKLKRSPNLVFLDIFIITFTPKTIVTNYREEGWYEVHQIQPRKKP, translated from the coding sequence ATGATTGGGTATTTCATATTACGACTGGTAATTTGGTTACTACTCACAGCTAATGTGAGTTGGACAAATATTATTATCGGTGTAGCCATTGCTCTGTTATTGCCACGCGTTTACACATCACCAGATAAATTAAAAGATTGGCTACAGGTAATCGTCAAAATCATCGTAGCTATTCCCGTCGCTTATCTGGAAGCCTTTGAAATTATTTTCCGTCCCCATCAACACGAAGAAATCATTCTCGAACACGTCAAACTCAAGCGATCGCCTAATCTCGTTTTCTTGGATATTTTCATCATTACCTTTACACCCAAAACCATAGTCACCAATTACCGCGAAGAGGGTTGGTATGAAGTCCACCAGATTCAACCGAGGAAAAAACCATGA
- a CDS encoding asparaginase yields MTMGKRTQAAALEVRLLREGIIESRHIVQAVVCDERGRVLTVAGNAETATFVRSALKPFQALAVTTTGTLERYDLSDRDLAIITSSHKGTIEQVRQVFNILWRADLDPSVLQCPIPKGKRSPLEYNCSGKHAGMLAVCQQRHWPLNNYLERKHPVQQLIVGKVAELLRMPAEEFISAHDDCGAPTYLMQLGQIASLYALLASSSNLDMERIVRAMTHHPAMVAGDGEFDTELMRLTPGELVSKSGAEGVQCIGRLGEGMGLAIKVMDGAKRAKYAVAIHLLQQMGWITPSVAESLAEKFMNPGKYTRLEVVGELSFL; encoded by the coding sequence ATGACAATGGGAAAACGAACTCAAGCAGCAGCACTGGAAGTCCGGTTGTTGCGAGAAGGTATTATTGAATCGAGGCATATAGTCCAGGCGGTTGTATGCGACGAACGGGGACGGGTGCTAACTGTTGCAGGTAATGCAGAAACAGCTACATTTGTCCGTTCAGCATTGAAACCATTTCAGGCACTAGCTGTCACTACTACAGGCACACTGGAACGTTATGATCTCAGCGATCGCGACTTAGCCATCATCACCAGTTCTCACAAGGGAACTATCGAACAAGTACGACAGGTATTTAACATCCTGTGGCGAGCCGATCTTGATCCTTCTGTCCTGCAATGTCCAATTCCCAAAGGTAAGCGCAGTCCTCTAGAATACAACTGTTCTGGTAAGCACGCAGGGATGTTGGCTGTTTGTCAACAACGCCATTGGCCGTTGAATAATTACTTGGAACGCAAGCACCCAGTACAGCAATTAATTGTTGGTAAGGTAGCTGAGTTACTGCGAATGCCCGCCGAAGAATTCATCAGCGCCCATGACGACTGCGGCGCACCGACGTATCTCATGCAACTAGGTCAAATAGCTTCTTTATATGCGCTGTTAGCTTCTAGTAGTAACTTAGATATGGAGCGCATTGTCCGCGCCATGACTCATCACCCAGCAATGGTGGCAGGTGATGGAGAATTCGATACAGAATTAATGCGTCTCACTCCAGGGGAACTGGTAAGTAAATCTGGAGCGGAAGGAGTCCAGTGTATTGGCAGACTCGGTGAAGGCATGGGTTTGGCAATTAAAGTCATGGATGGTGCTAAACGAGCAAAATATGCTGTGGCAATTCACTTGCTGCAACAGATGGGCTGGATTACTCCTAGCGTCGCTGAAAGCTTGGCAGAAAAGTTTATGAACCCAGGCAAATACACACGTCTAGAGGTTGTCGGAGAATTATCATTTTTGTAG
- a CDS encoding DUF4040 domain-containing protein, which produces MKDSYIYIIIALLPLAGGMLVTQTNPYHALVIRGVLGAVAALVDAILGAVDVALTEALMGSMLATTLYAVAVRSSMVMRLGVIQDESREEESDRHFSTIIDDIRATFNKHYLRLEIVPYTNTQALERALIDKEIHATCIPTADSGQNSVVDGAEIPPYQTTTRIPRLYEIMQTELATPGTILSYVNVSDLQEQH; this is translated from the coding sequence ATGAAGGATAGCTATATCTATATAATTATTGCCTTATTGCCCTTAGCGGGTGGGATGTTAGTCACTCAAACCAATCCCTACCATGCTTTAGTAATTCGTGGGGTATTGGGTGCAGTCGCCGCCTTGGTAGATGCCATTCTAGGCGCGGTGGATGTAGCTTTAACTGAAGCCTTGATGGGGAGTATGTTGGCAACTACTCTCTATGCAGTGGCGGTACGCTCATCAATGGTGATGCGGTTGGGGGTAATTCAAGATGAGTCAAGAGAGGAAGAGAGCGATCGCCATTTCAGCACAATTATTGATGATATACGTGCTACTTTTAACAAACACTATCTGCGTTTAGAAATCGTTCCCTATACCAATACCCAAGCTTTGGAGAGGGCGTTAATAGATAAAGAAATTCACGCTACTTGTATCCCCACAGCAGACAGTGGACAAAATAGCGTAGTCGATGGCGCGGAAATTCCACCCTATCAAACGACAACCAGAATCCCACGCCTCTATGAAATCATGCAAACCGAACTTGCCACACCAGGCACAATCCTGTCCTATGTAAACGTTTCCGACTTACAGGAGCAACATTGA
- the deoC gene encoding deoxyribose-phosphate aldolase, whose product MAADYPDIDIAPLIDHALLTPTATPEQVEQWCQQADRFNFASVCVYPAYVKQAAELLHGKKPKVCTVIGFPTGATTRAVKLYEAQEAVENGATELDVVMNLGWLKVGKTDAIHREIAEICEETGQSVKVILETNLLTDAEKKLAAEIAMDAGAAFLKTSTGWNGGASVSDVKLLKEVARDRVGIKASGGIRTLEQALDLILAGATRLGTSRSIDLIRERDNLEKGS is encoded by the coding sequence ATGGCAGCAGACTATCCAGATATTGATATTGCGCCATTGATCGATCATGCGCTGTTAACGCCAACAGCTACTCCAGAGCAGGTTGAGCAATGGTGTCAACAAGCAGATAGATTTAATTTCGCGTCGGTTTGTGTGTATCCTGCTTATGTCAAACAAGCCGCAGAACTCTTACACGGTAAAAAGCCTAAAGTTTGTACAGTAATTGGTTTTCCTACGGGGGCGACAACTAGGGCTGTCAAGTTGTATGAGGCTCAAGAAGCAGTAGAAAACGGGGCTACAGAGTTAGATGTAGTCATGAACTTAGGTTGGCTAAAAGTTGGTAAAACCGATGCCATTCACCGAGAAATTGCTGAAATTTGTGAGGAAACAGGGCAATCTGTGAAGGTGATTTTGGAAACCAACCTGTTGACGGATGCAGAAAAAAAACTAGCCGCCGAAATTGCTATGGACGCAGGAGCAGCATTCTTAAAAACCAGTACAGGTTGGAATGGTGGGGCTAGTGTATCGGATGTCAAACTGTTGAAGGAAGTAGCACGAGACAGAGTAGGAATTAAAGCCTCTGGGGGAATTCGGACTCTAGAGCAAGCTTTAGACTTAATATTGGCGGGTGCTACGAGGTTAGGCACATCTCGGAGTATTGATTTGATCCGAGAGCGCGATAACCTGGAAAAAGGTAGCTAG
- a CDS encoding slr1306 family protein: MVVKLQRPILIGGLGLSFSLWMVQSWHHSIMQVGELSLVSLLAVGGGLWLWKRNFPHDHAEQPSGIITDRETAVNAIAKTEVVINQLAQEAATHPALDTLKTQLAALPVELDRQDLRLAVTGGKFVGKSTLIQVLESSNWQETQQRVSFQETAPLFREVESSDAAILTETAKSDLVLFLTNGDLTDSEFQALKQLTATNQPQVLVFNKQDQYLPDERASILQSLKQRQQDHVVAVSAAPVAVKVRKHQADGNVQEWMEQPAADIQQLTQQLNEILVQQSQQLVWTTTTRQALLLKAEAKNYLNGVRCDRATPIIEQYQWIAAAAAFANPVPALDILATAAINAQMVMDLGNIYQQKFSLEQAQTVAGTMGSLMLKLGLVELSTKAISTVLKSNAVTFVAGGLVQGVSAAYLTRVAGLSLIAYFEQQEIALDSGNNLNLDKLRQTLQNVFQQNQQLAFLQGFVKQGVKRLVPEVVG, encoded by the coding sequence ATGGTTGTGAAGTTACAGCGACCCATTTTAATAGGAGGATTAGGATTATCCTTTTCCTTATGGATGGTGCAAAGTTGGCATCATTCAATTATGCAGGTAGGTGAGCTAAGTTTAGTCAGTCTCTTAGCTGTAGGTGGTGGTTTGTGGCTGTGGAAGCGTAACTTCCCCCATGACCATGCAGAACAACCGAGTGGTATCATTACTGATCGGGAAACAGCAGTGAATGCGATCGCTAAAACTGAAGTTGTGATTAATCAGTTAGCGCAAGAAGCTGCAACCCATCCAGCTTTAGACACACTGAAAACACAGCTAGCCGCATTACCTGTAGAGTTAGACAGACAAGATTTGAGATTAGCTGTCACTGGCGGTAAATTCGTTGGTAAAAGTACCTTAATTCAGGTGCTAGAGTCTAGTAATTGGCAAGAAACACAGCAAAGAGTTAGCTTCCAAGAAACAGCACCTTTGTTTCGAGAGGTAGAATCCTCTGATGCGGCTATTCTCACAGAAACAGCAAAATCAGACTTAGTTTTGTTCTTAACTAACGGTGATTTAACTGATTCGGAATTTCAAGCCTTAAAACAGTTAACAGCAACTAATCAGCCACAAGTCTTAGTTTTCAACAAACAAGACCAATATTTGCCTGATGAGCGTGCTAGTATTTTGCAGTCATTAAAACAACGTCAGCAGGATCATGTAGTCGCGGTTTCAGCTGCTCCTGTGGCGGTGAAAGTGCGGAAACATCAGGCTGATGGGAATGTGCAAGAATGGATGGAACAGCCAGCAGCAGATATTCAGCAGTTGACACAGCAATTGAATGAGATTTTAGTACAGCAAAGTCAACAATTGGTGTGGACAACTACTACTAGACAGGCTCTGCTGTTGAAAGCTGAGGCGAAAAATTATTTGAATGGGGTGAGATGCGATCGCGCTACCCCAATTATTGAACAATATCAGTGGATAGCTGCGGCTGCTGCTTTTGCTAACCCAGTTCCAGCACTGGATATTTTGGCAACGGCGGCGATTAATGCTCAAATGGTAATGGATTTGGGTAATATCTATCAGCAGAAATTCTCCCTAGAACAAGCGCAAACTGTAGCGGGAACAATGGGAAGTTTGATGCTGAAATTAGGTTTAGTGGAACTTTCGACTAAAGCTATTAGTACAGTTCTCAAAAGTAACGCTGTTACCTTTGTCGCTGGTGGTTTAGTGCAAGGTGTGAGTGCAGCTTATCTGACTAGAGTCGCTGGCTTGAGTCTAATTGCATATTTTGAACAGCAAGAAATTGCTTTAGATTCTGGTAATAATTTGAATTTAGATAAATTGCGTCAAACCTTACAAAATGTCTTCCAACAAAATCAGCAGTTAGCTTTTCTGCAAGGTTTTGTGAAGCAAGGGGTGAAGCGATTAGTGCCAGAAGTTGTGGGTTAA
- the rsfS gene encoding ribosome silencing factor: MSDYFQGNLPLQSVSVTKSALRNSESDTELSGNLAVTIAEAASDRKAGDILVLKVADVSYLADYFVMLTGYSRVQVRAIAQAIEDKVETEWQRRPLRTEGKGEGNWVLQDYGDVIVHIMMPKEREFYNLEAFWVHAERISLPNVEEGGGKPT, encoded by the coding sequence ATGTCTGATTATTTCCAAGGAAATTTACCATTACAATCCGTCTCAGTTACCAAGAGCGCACTCAGAAATTCAGAGAGTGACACTGAATTGAGTGGAAATTTAGCTGTAACTATCGCTGAAGCTGCATCAGACCGCAAAGCGGGTGATATTCTAGTGTTGAAGGTAGCAGATGTCTCTTACTTGGCAGATTATTTTGTGATGTTGACTGGCTATTCTAGGGTGCAAGTTAGGGCGATCGCTCAAGCAATAGAAGATAAAGTAGAAACAGAGTGGCAACGCCGTCCTTTGCGGACAGAAGGTAAAGGCGAAGGAAACTGGGTGCTACAAGACTACGGCGACGTGATTGTCCACATAATGATGCCAAAGGAACGGGAATTTTATAATTTAGAAGCATTCTGGGTTCATGCAGAACGTATTTCCCTTCCCAATGTTGAAGAAGGTGGTGGTAAGCCAACATGA
- a CDS encoding Na(+)/H(+) antiporter subunit B, with protein MKWVYILAGIALFIKMLVLQNPELAPTEISIVEMVVKDSGVPNAVSGIIFRNRLYDTIFEVIVFTIAILGVNYLLANENSSCTIYQFKDQPSIILARLGATITAIVGIELAIRGHLSPGGGFAAGVAGGTAIGLIAITSSYPWMQEIYQRWRAATWEKVSVLLFIVLAVITLAGIELPHGELGTLFSGGVLPILNIIVAIKVALGSWAVVLIFIRYRGLL; from the coding sequence ATGAAATGGGTCTACATCTTAGCAGGGATAGCATTGTTCATCAAAATGCTGGTTCTACAAAATCCTGAACTTGCTCCCACAGAGATTTCTATTGTGGAAATGGTGGTTAAAGATAGTGGCGTTCCCAATGCAGTCTCAGGGATAATTTTCCGTAATCGCCTCTACGACACCATATTTGAGGTAATTGTTTTTACTATCGCCATCTTAGGTGTAAACTATCTGCTAGCCAATGAAAATTCATCCTGCACCATCTATCAATTTAAAGACCAACCATCAATTATATTGGCGCGTTTAGGTGCAACAATTACCGCTATAGTAGGTATTGAGCTAGCAATTCGCGGACATCTTAGCCCTGGTGGTGGTTTCGCGGCTGGTGTCGCCGGTGGAACAGCGATTGGACTGATAGCGATTACCTCATCCTACCCCTGGATGCAGGAAATCTACCAACGTTGGCGCGCCGCCACCTGGGAGAAAGTTTCGGTACTGCTGTTCATCGTTCTGGCGGTAATTACTTTGGCGGGAATAGAGTTACCACATGGAGAATTAGGAACACTATTCAGTGGTGGCGTTCTCCCCATTTTAAATATCATTGTCGCTATCAAAGTCGCCTTGGGTTCTTGGGCGGTAGTGTTGATTTTTATTCGCTATCGGGGGCTGTTGTAG
- a CDS encoding monovalent cation/H(+) antiporter subunit G → MINILSYICIFIGLIFWFWGTAHLVSDRSVLFKLHGLSVADTLGSMLMVVGLLLKIPSEWPLLILGIISLAVWNTMLGYVIAHCSYEEENHEG, encoded by the coding sequence ATGATCAACATTTTGAGTTATATCTGTATATTCATCGGTCTGATTTTCTGGTTTTGGGGAACGGCTCATTTAGTTAGCGATCGCTCAGTCTTATTTAAACTACATGGTCTTTCCGTCGCTGATACTCTCGGCTCAATGCTGATGGTTGTCGGCTTGCTACTCAAAATACCCAGTGAATGGCCGCTACTCATCTTGGGGATTATTTCCTTAGCGGTCTGGAACACCATGCTGGGTTACGTAATAGCTCACTGTTCCTATGAAGAGGAAAATCATGAAGGATAG